From Colius striatus isolate bColStr4 chromosome 10, bColStr4.1.hap1, whole genome shotgun sequence:
AGCCATGGACCAAATCTGCAGCTGATGCAAACCAACAGCTCTACAGATGCTGTGGCTGCACAGTAGACTCACATTAGCTGAAAAACAAGCTATTGTTTATTCCCAGAAAGAACAGGAAGGGAAATGTTCACATAGATAAACGTTTGGATTGTTTGAAAACACAGTGAGGGCCAGGGTGACATATGCTCTGTGTCCCTTATCCCTGATCTGCTCTTAGACACACAAACCTTGCCTGTACGGTGACCTATCCATGCACACCCTAGATGGCTGCCATATGACATGGGTAATACCTTTTTACTGCAGGAAACAGGCTGCTGCCtaaaaggaaatgcaaacaaatcctTCAGTGTAACAACTCTGAAAGGTCATTTTGCACAGCACAAAAGTGATTGTCCCTGCCTGCCTTATGTTTTGTGTTTAACTTTCTCCAACAATTAAGCAAATGAGAAGACTGCTGATTGAATCCAGACCCCCTAGCTGCTACCCAGGTGCCTCAGCCAGCTGAGCTGCTAAATCCTACAGCTTGGCCTGTCTGACTATAAGCTGATGTGGGGGCTTTGAGAATTAAGAGTGGTTTTGTTTATgcattccttcctcctgctgtctCTCTTCAAAGCTGATTTTAAATCTTTTGAGAGACAAGTAATTTGAAAGGCataattgcatttttaattacaaCACTCACTGATGTTTATCTGAAAATACATGACACTGTTAGGATTCAGAAACAAAGATGTCCTTATATTTCCCAGAATTAATCATACAGGGAGGACCAGCAACCTGATCAGCATTGGGAGGCACCCACCGCTGGCACAACAGCACATCATTTCTACTCTAGAAACAAAGGGTGCAGAACTTTCAATGCAAGCCCAGGGCATGAGGACCAAGTGCATCTCATATTGGTGCTACACAAATTGTCTCAGGCAGACAGACAAGGACAGCAGCATTACCAAAACAACGAGAGAAGGTGATGTTCCTACCTGCAGactgctgagctctctccacgCTCTCGAATAAATTGAATTGATTTTCAGTTTATTGTTGCTCAAATAGAGCTCCTGCAGCTTTGTCATCCCAGACAAAGTCCCTTTTGGGATGATGCTTATCTCATTCTCCTTCAGCTTCAGAATCTGTAAGTTCTTTGGAAATCCAAAGGGCACAGTGTTGAGATTGTTTCCAGAAAGATCCAAGGACTTCAGCTGCCTCAGTTTACGGAAGGCCTCCCGATGGATCTGGGGACTTTTGAGCTTATTGTAGCTCAGGTTCAGCTCTTCAAGGAAGTAAGTAGTAGCAAAATCATTCCTGTTGATCTCAGAGATCTGGTTATGAAGGATCATAAGTGTTTTCACCCTTCGGGGCAGCCCGCTGGGAATCCTTTCCAGCATGTTGTTGTACAGGTGAACAGTGTGCAGCTTCTTTAAGCCCTGGAAGGCTAATGGGTGAATACCTCGGGCTTTCAGTTTGTTATTGTGGAGCAGAAGGTATTCCAGGTTCTTAATTTGGGTCAAGACATCTCTGCCGATCACCTTAATTGCATTCTTCTCCAGGTGCAGCAGGACGATGTTTCGGGGTAAACCACTTGGAATTTGTGAGAGGTTATTGCTGGACAAATCCAGATATTCAAGACTGGACAATTTCCttgggaaagcaggaaagaaaacactctGCAAGGTGAAATGATAACGAACTTCCCCTAGGACTTTACAATCTTTGCTTTAGTGTCTTTTTACCCGGCACAGCTCCCACCACTGCCTTCTTTTGTCTCACGGTATGGCTGATGTGGACAGCAAAACAGGGAGCTCCCATACTGCCATTAGGGACCAGGACCAGGCACTGCCATTGCTCCCAGCCACACTAGCAAGGGAACCTCCTAGAGACCACAGACACCTAAACTGCCACCGTGCTGAGATCAGTCTTGCAGGCTACTGTTCTCTCATTTGGCACCACAGACAGCAACATATGAGCAATTTCAGTGAACAGGTACCACAAGAATGATGCCACAGGCGCTCCATTAGAACAGAGAATTTAGTGCTTGGtgtcacagcagcacagcctgagtGTGggtaatttatttctctttgacAGTGGATACTGAAACTGAAGCGCAGACCTGCTTTTCAGATGATGAAATATTACtcatgaaaagcagaaatgctaATTTAGTGTCCTAGGCTAAGGTAGTGAACTTCTCCTGACCCCCTAGCATTATGGAAGTGAGTCAGGGCTAGAGCTGCTTTGTTTAAGCTACTGAATCTGGATTCCACGGACTCAGATGAAGCTAAAATAAATCCTCAGACCAGCCACTTATACCAACTGGATGTAGATCACTGGTATTCCATGCCAGGACTGAGGAGCCCTGTATTCCCTTGTATTTCAAGTTGGTTTCTCAGTTCAAATGAGACAGCACTACATAACCTACTGCAGATGACTAGAAAGTTTTCAGGAAATGTGAGAACTAAGGCAATACAGACATGACTTACTGGTTACTCCATTGCCACAGCTATCCAAACATGCCCTGAATGAGCAAATAAACTCCTGGGTAAAGCACTTCACTGCTGCACGTTACAATGTTTCCCCAGCTTGGGTACATCTCACTAGCACTCTGCTGTGCTGTACAGACAGTTTCATGAGAGCAAAGAGCAATATCCACCCTCTCTGTGGACTGTGACTGGTGCTTTAGCTATAGCCACTGTAGTCTGTTCACCAAAATCCAAATAGAAATGATATGTTCAACATGACCTGGAGGTAGACACAAGGTAACTATGGTAAATTACTAGGGGAGGTTTCTGAGAGTGGGaagtggaaaaggaaagcaCAGTTTGACATATTGTCATGTCTGGGTATCAGAGAAGTTTACAGAACTCAGTTATGGGCAGGACAGTTTATGCAATCTGGATTTTCAGGTGGAATGAGGGTTGCACTCAAGTGTGTGTTAGCTTTTTGCAGTGCTAACTCCCAGGCTAAATTTAGGACAGTCAAAGGCTATTTCTGTTGCTCTAGTTTGTAGTAAGGCTTTTGCAGCCATCTGGCTATTGAGAAGCACCATTGCATCCCTGCCTGCTCCAACAATCATCTGCATGGGGGTACACCTGTGCCAGATAAATTCACTGCTGTGTATCTGGGGCTGCTTTCAAGTCACCTTCACAGGAACACAGAAGGAAGTTTACTGAAGACCAAGCTCTGGCCTTAACTCCCAGTGAAATGCCCTTGAAACTGTGAAGACCTAAGTTACCTCTCACTTTTGTCTAGTTTGGTAGAACAGAGACCACCTTTCAGCATTGCTCTAGGTGGCCTTTTCCCAGAGAGCACTTAGTACCTGGTGTGATTGGGTCTGTGGTAATCAGGGTGTGATGCAGCCTGACATTCAGTCTTTTGTATAAAAGTACTCTGCAGTGTGAATTCCAACCACCCACACAGatctttgcttttgaatggcAGCACCTGAACCTAAGACTTTTCATACACAATTAGCTGATAAATGCATAATGTCATGCAGCTTATAACAAATATAATTTTCAGATGTACAAATGCACTTTGTTCAGCAGATGTACTACTGCaccagaggaggcagagagacACAGAGGTACAAACTACAGATCTGTCTCACCAGAAGGTTTCATTGTCCATTCCTTCATTAGTCAAGTAGTTATTCTGTAAGTACAGCTCCCGCAGACCTGTAAGCTCACTGAAGGCTCCTTTGGGAATCTTCTCTAGCTTGTTATTCTAGAGTCACCAGACACAAAGCACATTATTTGGCATGAAACAACATAGGACAACCAGTTTTGCTCAATAAATATCAGGCAGTTAAAGGCCAGCCATAAGATATTTCACAAGGCATTATAATTCtgcttaagaaataaaaaaatagactAAAATATTACAGCCTATCCTTACTGATTCCCTATGGGATCTTTGGGCTAAGGAGTAAGAATTTGTCCCCCTGGACAATTTGTAGTCCTTACACCTATGTGCAAATGTATAATGTAATCTAGGCAACTGTGTCTAGAGTTTGCTCACAATGAATGGATTTTTTAAGACAGATTTCACCATTAAGAAGAACGAGGAACCCGCCACACTTCCAGCATTAATGGCATTCCAAAAGGTACAGTTCCTGCAATGCAGATTCCAAAACAATTACACTTACTGAGTGTGGCTTTACAGTAGCCAGCAGGCAGACATGAACAACATATAAACCAAAATTCCACTTAGAAAGTCCACTGAGGAACTGTAGGCATTATAAAAGGATACATAATGACACTGAATTTGTTGAAATTCCCACAATCTACTTCTACACAATAATGTGACAGACAGACTGGACTAGATTCAAGTACCAACCTATACAAAGTGTGGATATCACCACAGACAGATTTGGCTGAACATCTCAATGAATAGTGAACGAAACAAAAAGGTTTGTGACATCTAATGTACACCTTTTAGACACTTTTGATCCACTACTGCCTGTATCTCATTTCTCACCATTCTGGTTTTTGCCCAAGCAAAATATCAAGGTGAATGTTACTGCAGACAGGCATTGCACTTGAAAACTAAATGCTCATCTCTCTGTTCAGCTCCTCTTCCCTTAACACAACTGGTGACAGCAGGAAAGGACACGAGTTCAAAGAGTAGTCCTTCAAGTCTGAGACCCCTTTGGGAGATAATGATTACTTATAAATGGCAATAAAATGCAGGGGACTAGCAATTTCACACTTTGCAGAGAAACTCCGGTAATTTGAAGGATCAGACTGTTCGCCTTTACTTTTCTTCAAGCTGGAGAAGTCTGTTTTCTAGAAGACTTTAATGGGAATTAGGGAAAAGAAAGCTGGGAGGCAACACAGAACTGCCTAAGTCCAGGGGCTGATAACAGACTCCAATCTACACACGTCCAAGGAGCTGTCAACACTAGAAGCAAGCAGAACCAGGActcccctggctgcagctctcccATTGTTAACAAGGCTGAGATCTCTATCACAGACATGATGATGTGTCTTTATCAAAATCAGATTATACTGAATTAATTAGTTAATACCACAATTGCTGCTATTGCACTGTTGCTGGAGAGGTTGGAGAAGTAAAGAACTACTGATCCAAACTTTTTCGTGTTGTACAAATTGCCAGTTCAGTAGCAAACAAAAATCACTAATATTAGGAAACAGTAGTTTATGTGAAAAGAGTTTGTGTGCAAAGCCAGTACATAGTGTGGAAGCAGCTGTCAGGAACAAAAAGCATCATCAGTGGCAAACTAACTGGGAGGCTAGTCACTGGATGGCCATGGACAATGATCTACTTCCTTGCAGGACTATGCATTAATATCAGTATATGCAGGGAAGAGACCAACAATGACACCACACAGGCATTTGCAACACATTTCcctgaaaacacaaaacaggAGTTTTGTTCCACGTGAGCATTTTGGTGTTTTGCAAAAACACTGTTActtatgagaagaaaaagtaaggACATGGGAGACAGCTACTGTTGAGGATATAGCAGAGGAGACTTACAATGGGCCTGGGAATGTTTCCAAGTGCACTGAAATGGCTTGGCTGTGTGCTTTGAATCCCATACAAACCCCACACAAACACAGCACTTTGTCACAGTCCTAAAGGAATGAAAAACCTTGCTGTCATTACCTTTAGGTGTAATTTATACAGGGCTGGAGGGAGATTCTTTGGAACATACTTCAAGAAATTGCTAGACATGATGAGTATCTCCACATTATCAGAGCCATTAAACATGTTATCAGGTAAACCAGCATCTGAAAGTTTGTTGTTATGAAGATACACAGATCTGTTGGAAGGAGATACAACATTAGGTTAAACACACAGTGAGATCTGAGGTTTTATGTTCACCATGAGAAAGCTGTTTAAAAACTATATttcaaccttttcttttttccttgagaTAATTTGTTGTTTAAACGTGCCCTTTAATTTAGCAGGGGATATAGATGCAAAACCAAATGATTGATCCAAATACTCTCTCAAGTTTAGGTCTACTCAAAATCCAAACCTGCATGTGAATATAAATTTCACAAGTAGCCTTATCTTCAACGAGAAACTGAGTGCAAATCTGAGATTGTGCAGTGCTttgaaaagcactgaaaaaggTTTGAAACAAAGAATGTCAGTGTGGTGACCTCACTTGAGAGGGTTAGAACTCATATCTGGGATAAAATCTAGGCTTCTTGGGCTTCCAAAATCAACCTGTAGATCTCTCAACCCTTCAATTCCTTCTGCTCCCATGAAGGCTGGAAATACCCTAGGAAACAGTTTCTCTCCTACTCCTAGAACTCAGAAAGACATAGAGTACTGACAGAGAGACAGCAAATTCACTCAAACTGGAATAATCTGGAGTTTTAAAGAACATTTGGGAACGAGAAAAAGAGGGGGTTTTATTTgctcttcttattttttaacctttaatattcacagaagttTCTCCAAtcagttttttttttagattaattAATTCTTTCTTACACAGGTTTTAATTCTGCTTAAAACAATGGAGCTCTATGAAGTTATCCCTGCTTTTCATTGGCTTAACTGCTAAATTAATtcatttaacttctttttaCCCAAAGAAATTACAGGATTTTACTGACTGTGATtacctcttcctttcttctgtttacCCCAAGATGTAGCAAGCAACTAAAGTTGCAGAGACAGGTTAAAATTGGAAAAGGGCACAGTGTCAAAGTGTGCTTTTTTAACTTGATCTTGCATTCTCTAATAGTTGCAAAGAACTTGGCAACGTCTTTCTGTAAGGAAGGAAAGGCTCAGTATGGAAACACAATTGTGTGATCACTCACTCCAGGGAGTTAAGAGCCACACTGAAAATATTGTTCACCCTGCATAGTCAGCTGTACTTTTCATCTCAcaaatatttgtctttctgaaaaCCTTGCTTTCCAAATAATCACTCTTAGACCATGAACTTTGCTGGGAGCAAATAAACCATCTGAAACAACAGTGTCAGGTTTTTATATCAGCAATCTTGGAAATCAGTGTTACTACTCTGATTAAAATAAGTGTTGGTATAGGAGAGTGTGAAAATCACTTCAGAAGAGTGCAAGAATTTTAAcatgaaaccaaaacaaagcagcttCTGTAACTCAGATTAAGGCAGAACACATGCAGCTTCTTTCATGATGAGATATTGCCAGAAATCAGTGAGTGACTCAGCCTTTTCAGCTACAAAGAGACTTTGAGACTAAAGGCCTATTAAGTACAGAGCAGCTTCAGTTCTCAACAGGAATGGAGTTCTTCAGTTCATCACAAGACTGGGCTGTAGAGGCACAACTGGCTCAGCCATTATTAAATGCTTCCAAACTTGGACGTGTAAATTGCTGCCAACAGAGTCCGAGATGTCTTCGCAGGACTTGGATGCTGCAGTGCCTGTACAGACAACTCAAAATGCCTTTGGAAAAGACCACATCTCACTGGAGGTGGTCTATATGCATCTGAATTTGAGATGGGTCAATGTGCTGCACTGGACCCAGCTGAGAAAATCACAACCTGAAACTAGCAAAAAGACCTTTGAAACTGGATCTGAGGGCATGAACCAGTTCTGAAGGTTCTAAAGTGCTCAGCTTTTATTGCACTCAACTGCACTGACTACTGTACTCCAAATctgattctatttttttaaatgaaaagactATAATAACACTAAGGATTTCTAAACTGTTAATCTCCATTTGGAGAAACCAAAGCTGTTCCATCCAATTCACAACTGATATACACATAAAATGGagacaatttcatttttatctatGCAAAAGTGTCTGGCAGCTAGAAAGAAACCCTGGAATGTGTTTGTCTGAGAGATTATTTGATTTTTCAAGCAGAGGATAACAAACAGTCAGCTTCTTTCCAAAAAACATAGGTCAGCAATAACATGGTTTAGCCAGATAGTTTCTTATCACCCACCAACTGCACCCATGCAGTGGCAGAACACTGTCATTGTTTTCCTTCCCCGTCCCTTACCTCAGGTTTGGTTTCTGTCCAAATGTGAGCCCATATATCTTAGTGAGATAATTGGCTGCAAAATCTGCACTGATCAAGGTATTTGGTAGGAATTTTGGAGCCACTGTTAGCTGTAAAAGAAATACACATGGGAATTACAATTAAATGCAACAAATGTTTTTACCAAGTATTAGACCAGCAACAAAACACTGGCAAATTTACTTTCTCTAAAtaagcaaaaccaaatcaaactgAATGCAGGTTGCATGAACGAAAACACATTGTCCTCACTAATCTCCTTAGGAAGGAGACAGACTTGCTCCAAGATATGtgaatgtttgttttaattggAAGAGCCCTGTCTCTTTTTGGTGGAAGAGATCAAGAAATTGTTATTCAGAGAGCAAAAACTTTGCTTATTATTGTTCCTAATTCCTCAATCTGCTGtgccaaaaaaaatccaacccacCTCACAGTGGCCTGCTACTCACTCTCTTAGGAAAGTACCTTGAGGAGGGGAAGAGTTTCACTTCATTATGTCTGTTCCAACACTGCATCCATTTACAATGATCTTTCAATGCAGGATTCAGGTTCCCAAAGAACAGAGATGCTTCTGAGCCGAATGATGGAATATCAAATAGGGCTTCAAAGCAAATACTTAGTGTACAGTGATACTTTGTTTATCAAACAAGCAATGTATCGGAAACAAAACAGGACAGAAAGGTCCTGTCTCCAAAACTTTATAGCTGATAAGAGGCACAGGATTCCATGTGTTTGCTTGTGTTCCCTTGATATTTTTATCagtgactttaaaaaataatactggGAACATCTGCACCTGAACAAAAACTGGTAGAGTGAAAACTACCAAACAACAAAGCTCAGTTTTACAGAGTATCCAGACAATCCATTACTCAGGTTCACTGAATGGCTGCTAACAGTAGTGTCATTCACCTAGAAACCAAAACCACAGGTTTCAATACAGGCTGGAGGACAGTTTTCTGGAAAGTGCAAACCCAGACAATTTGTGCCTCGAGGTTAAGCCCTTGGGAAACAAATTATTAGAACAATGCTGTAGTGGATGTGATCCTTGAGCAGGTAGACTACCGAGCTGCAGTAGGCAGGTACAATCATGTGGTTACAGATCTTAACTACAGTACAAATGAGGCCACTTTTTACACCATTTTATGTACTCTCTGAAGGGCTCTGGAGAGAACCTCTTTTCCAGAGAGATACTAGATTCTTTGTCATCTAAAGCTCTGAGATCAGGACAGGAAACACTAGGTAATGGAAGAGATTTGCCTTCTAGCTTGAAATTCTTTGAACCCGCAAAGCTTCTTCCTCACAGTGCTGTGGCGTGAAGCAGAACTTAGTCCATGCAGCCAACAAGGCACAGCAAGACTCACATGAtgagaaaacatgtttttcagaCTTTTATTACCTTAAAACTGCACTTCGTTATTAATAATAGTGTAAAACCAAAACTATTAACAAAATGTGAGAGAGCAGACGTTGTACTGGAGAAGTGCCTAAACCAAGCCTCCAACTATGTATTTACCTAAAGGGTGCCTGGATCTTTCTCTTCTAGTTTGTCAAGTGTGCTCTGATGGACTGTAGCCATAAACCTGCAATTCATTGGACTCATGATAcaatcatattttttaaaagatgaaagcacattatttactattttttattttcacctgTGCCAAAACCTCCATCCTTAAGCTATCTTCAATGTTAAATGATCACAAGTAGACAAAAAGATCTTTCCCATCAGTATTTGCAGTGAGTGAGTGGTGGAAAGAGGCATTCTACAGATTCCTGCAGTTGTCATAGCACTGCTCTTGGCTTTACCAGTAACCTCTCACCTCCTGATCTGGGAGATATGATTTCAGGGAAGTGGATAAAAGTACTCATCTTTGACTAGGAAAGTGTGACAGTGTCTCAGAAAGAAATCAATCTCTACTGTGACATAAGAATTCAGACACAGCAAAAAGACTGAATCATTTTCATATAATAAAGGCACATTAAATCTCTTCTTGTGAAATAAGGTCTATCAGGTTGTagcttttaaacaaaacaaagggcTCAGACATGTGAAATGAGAGGCACCAGAaccacaagaaagaagaaagagaagcttCATCCAAAGAAAGTGTTTTCACTTGCTCAGGGCTTTTCTTTGGCATTTCAGCACTTAGTCATGAGACTGAGACTAACTGATCTCCACTGGTTGACTGCATGAAGGATTAATGCTGGATTGTTTTAACTGTTAGCAAAAATAAAGTTGACTGAGTAGCTTTGTCTAGTATATTACCTAATAAGTAGCAACATGTGGTTCTCCACTGCAATTTTCTTGCAGCTTTACTGCTGGATCTGTCTTTCCAAATGGCAGACAATATTTCTTCACTGTCAACTATTGAGTAAATCAGTGAACACAAAAGGATCATACAAAAGCTATTACCAGTTTTGGAATGGGTTTTCTTGCTTTGATACAAACAGAAACACTGGATCCAGGTGAATCCTGTATCACCTTGAGGATATGGGGAAATGTAAAACCAAATGTCACCAAAATCATCAGTTTCTGGTGAATAATAAGGAAAGCCCAGGATCCGGTCTGCAGTTGGGTGGAAGAGATTTCTGTTATTAGCAAGGCTTACCGTGGATTCAATGTGACAGAGAATgaagtgaaaaattaaaaaggactACAGCATCCATTCTTTATTTGAAGTACTTGTTACTTATAAGCCAGAGACAGCTTTTAGTCTATTatgatatttcttttctgtgaccAATTACATTTAGTAAAAGATAATTTAGCTACACTTGATGGGATCATCATTGAAGAGACAGCAGAATTAAGATAATCCACAAAACAAGGAGCAAACTACCAGCAAATCCCTGCTCTCCTCCAGACACCACAGTCACTTGATCCACAGTGCTTCCTGCCACAGAGTGGATGCAGTTTGAAGCCAATCTGGTTTGTCCTGGGTTGTGATTTATAAAgaaatgtgttatttttctgGGTCCACAAGTTCTCACTGTAACTAGTTTTGACATTCGCTgatgtttgcattttcttttgggatccttttctctctgcagtAAAGCCAGAAAAACCAAACACTTTGTTTTGTCACACAGGGAAAATTGGAGTGCAAAGTTCTGGAATATTAGTCACAGTCTGGCTTGTTCCTTTTTATGGAGTTATTAACTGCCAAGATTGTTATATGGAAATGGTGcttaaaagggagaaaagaacacAATGTTACTGTACTGAGGAATGGGTTCTATTCTCAATAACTCCATACAGAAATCTAGGGAGTGATTCTGGATATGTCTTGGCCTGAATAAGCCTGAATGTAgccacacatatatataaacaaaacattaaaaggTCAAAGATTTTAAGAGCCTAATAAAATATGTATACAGACATATAAATATAGAGagcgagggagggagggagggaagggcaggGTTTTTCTAGACTGAGGTTTTAACTTATATTCCTCTTTGGCATGGCAATTTCCTCTGCAGCAAACATTTGTGTACCATCATTGGATATAAAGAAAGCCATAATGGGAACCACCCAGATGTGAGGGTTATGTGAGAAGTTACTTCATTTCCTAGCCTTGGCAGGAGAGATGTACTTCCGACATGACATCCAACTTGGGTCATGAACAGGAAAGCACCTAGGATCTTctccattaaaaacaaaactcagcTCCTACCAGTGAAGCTAAAAGAATAAATCTATAACTTGTGCAGTTTCACTGTGTGTGGGTatctctccctcccctcaaaATCTGATGAGAACAGGAGTCAGGGAAAACTGGATAGCTTTTTACAGATCCTGATGGCTCCAACACAGGTATTAGGATGTGTTTGCTCACAAAATTTTCAACTAGCTTCATCTGACAAGATATGCAGCATTTCACATCATTACTCCACAGGTCATCTGCACACAGGTAGCCACCAAACCTGCATGCAGCTGATTCAAAGCCTACTGAAGAGTGGCAATTTATAGATGCAGGGTCTCTCTGCACCTTGCTACACAGACAACGGAAACCTTCCACGAGGtgcacaaataaataaatgatcaAAATATACCTGCATGTGTACCCTCCAATTTTTTAGTATACTGATTGTCTTGACCTTAGATGAACCTGAATTAGATGATGACTTTTTTTATCACAAATTTACTTACCTaagatattaattttaaaagaattgaagactTGCTTGTTGAACTTTCAAGATACGGTAAGAAAAGAACTCTGAAAGCCTTGTGATCCTCTTACCTTATTGTTCGCCAGGTACAGGTAATTCAGATTCTCCAGATGCTCAAATGCCTCCTCTGGCAACCCTTAAAATCAGGAATAACTTATCAGTGACACTGGCACCTTAGTGCTTCTCTGAGTGAAAATATCAATATTCTCTCTCAGCATATTTAAGGTGAGACTTAAATATCATTCATTGCCATTGACACAATCAGACTCTTGTTCTCTTGTTCTGCTCCCCCTCAATCCAGAAGCCAGGCAGTAACCAGCTCAGAGAGCTGAGCCAGCTTGGAGCTTACTCTCCTCCAGTAATGATCAATTTTCAGCTGAATCATTTCTCATCCAGCTGATCACACAAGCACAATGGCTGTCACAATGGAAAGCCTGCAAACAAGATTTTCACCTGGCACTTAGATAACCATAAGCCAAAGGTGAAGCTATTTCCCGTGTCAAAACACATTGGAAACTCAGGGCTGCACTGAAGCTTGTGAGAGAAACACCAAGTCCCAAAGGTAATACCATCAAAATCTGAATCCATTAAGCACAGCCTTGTGCAATATGTGTGCTATATTTTGAGTCCCACACACAAAATGCCCACATTCTCAGTAAAGGCTGTTCTTTATCACTGGAATAAAGATGGCAACAGCATTCAAACCAACTGGGTGACATACAATTTCACAATTACATCTTCTGTACTACGTATTCTGCTCACTATTTACTCTAATTCCTCTGGGGTTTCTTTACTTGCCTTACTAACCCCTTGTTGAGGTTCTCTAACAAGAATAAGACTTAGCAAGCAAGACCTGCC
This genomic window contains:
- the PODN gene encoding podocan, which encodes MFFSIHLLSDSKGAMRAGPALLLPLLLPLCCAAPPPARNHFPEGAPERRRPPPGPASTCPRDCGCTQEGVVDCGGIDLKEFPLLLPELTNHLSLQNNQIEEIFPEELARLHRLETLNLQNNRLTSKGLPEEAFEHLENLNYLYLANNKLTVAPKFLPNTLISADFAANYLTKIYGLTFGQKPNLRSVYLHNNKLSDAGLPDNMFNGSDNVEILIMSSNFLKYVPKNLPPALYKLHLKNNKLEKIPKGAFSELTGLRELYLQNNYLTNEGMDNETFWKLSSLEYLDLSSNNLSQIPSGLPRNIVLLHLEKNAIKVIGRDVLTQIKNLEYLLLHNNKLKARGIHPLAFQGLKKLHTVHLYNNMLERIPSGLPRRVKTLMILHNQISEINRNDFATTYFLEELNLSYNKLKSPQIHREAFRKLRQLKSLDLSGNNLNTVPFGFPKNLQILKLKENEISIIPKGTLSGMTKLQELYLSNNKLKINSIYSRAWRELSSLQSLDMAGNQLTSIPSGLPESLEYLYLQNNKITTVSENAFESTPKIKGIYLRFNKIAVGALKESTFQNLKHLQVLDIEGNLEFSNNSKNKDDSEEEIEYEEEEEELS